The following are encoded in a window of Arthrobacter sp. OAP107 genomic DNA:
- the sbnA gene encoding 2,3-diaminopropionate biosynthesis protein SbnA, producing MPIIKDPHLFNEECLFIDLEGVLDRRLYLKIEGFNFAGSIKLKPAREMVERAEREGLIGPGSMLVESSSGNLGVALSMIAASKGYRFVCVIDPRCNPATRQLMESLGAQVDLVTEPDPVDGFLGARLNHVRDLCASDERYIWLNQYTNPGNWGAHYRWTAPEISDQFPDLDVLFVGAGTTGTLMGCARYFREHRPDVRIVAVDAAGSVSFGGQPATRLIPGLGMSVRPPQLDESLIDDVVMVEELDTVRACHRLAAAGFMLGGSTGTVVHGATSWLADHDAQDLTAVAISPDMGRPYLDTIYNPDWVHDHFGAAALATADLTGAPGRRSDPVPGSQHPARVPVAAYVATAALGSFLR from the coding sequence ATGCCGATTATCAAGGATCCGCATCTGTTCAACGAGGAATGCCTGTTCATCGACCTGGAAGGAGTGCTGGACCGCCGTCTCTATCTGAAGATCGAGGGGTTCAATTTCGCTGGCTCAATCAAGCTCAAGCCCGCGCGGGAGATGGTTGAGCGCGCCGAGCGCGAGGGGCTGATCGGCCCCGGCTCCATGCTCGTGGAGTCCTCCTCGGGCAACCTCGGGGTCGCGCTCAGCATGATCGCCGCCAGCAAGGGGTACCGCTTCGTGTGCGTGATCGATCCGCGCTGCAACCCGGCAACCCGGCAGCTCATGGAGTCGCTCGGGGCGCAGGTGGACCTGGTCACCGAACCGGATCCCGTCGACGGCTTCCTCGGAGCCCGGCTGAACCACGTGCGGGACCTGTGCGCGTCCGACGAGCGGTACATCTGGCTCAACCAATACACCAATCCCGGCAACTGGGGAGCGCACTACCGCTGGACTGCCCCCGAGATCTCCGATCAGTTCCCCGACCTGGACGTGCTATTCGTGGGAGCCGGGACAACGGGGACCCTGATGGGTTGCGCGCGGTACTTCCGCGAGCACCGGCCCGATGTCCGGATTGTCGCGGTCGACGCTGCAGGATCGGTCTCGTTCGGCGGCCAGCCGGCCACCCGCCTGATCCCGGGACTGGGCATGAGCGTGCGGCCGCCGCAGCTCGACGAGTCCTTGATCGATGACGTGGTGATGGTCGAAGAACTGGACACGGTGCGCGCCTGCCACCGCCTCGCGGCGGCCGGCTTCATGCTCGGTGGCTCCACCGGGACCGTGGTCCACGGCGCCACGTCCTGGCTCGCCGACCACGACGCCCAGGACCTGACGGCGGTGGCCATCTCCCCGGACATGGGCCGCCCCTACCTGGACACCATCTACAACCCCGACTGGGTGCACGATCATTTCGGAGCCGCAGCGCTGGCAACCGCCGATTTGACAGGGGCCCCGGGCCGCCGGTCCGACCCGGTGCCCGGGTCACAGCACCCAGCCCGCGTACCCGTGGCCGCTTACGTGGCCACCGCCGCACTGGGGAGTTTCCTGCGGTGA
- a CDS encoding 4'-phosphopantetheinyl transferase superfamily protein codes for MERPAERGIDRILLAAVRLSGVDLGQAGILDQAERQLALSFGAGIHRDRFVAGRIALRLHAAAVADVSAGGLRADYLCRECRKDDHVHGMPRYTPRPSGPVVLASLSRAEDWCLLAATADDQVLGVGVDLEASTAAGFAGFNEVALSERERQHLQRAEPALRPGIQTLLWTRKEAVLKALGRGLAVIDPSLVDVAGPLPLLPGFLEPPAVRVAPPDGLSPVRPSKTGVPVVGGQSGSGHHWLVDSVNPDLLGLPDYFTGAVAVLLKRYS; via the coding sequence GTGGAAAGGCCCGCAGAGCGAGGCATTGACCGGATCCTCTTGGCGGCCGTGAGGCTGTCCGGTGTCGACCTTGGCCAGGCCGGCATCCTGGACCAGGCCGAGCGGCAGCTGGCACTGTCCTTCGGTGCCGGGATCCACCGGGACAGGTTCGTGGCCGGGCGTATCGCCCTGCGCCTACACGCCGCCGCAGTAGCGGACGTCAGTGCCGGCGGGCTGCGAGCAGACTACCTCTGCCGGGAGTGCCGGAAGGACGACCACGTGCACGGTATGCCCCGGTACACGCCCCGCCCCTCCGGTCCGGTTGTCCTCGCGAGCCTGAGCCGGGCCGAGGATTGGTGCCTGCTGGCCGCAACAGCGGATGACCAGGTGCTGGGAGTCGGCGTAGACCTGGAGGCCAGTACAGCCGCTGGCTTCGCCGGCTTCAATGAGGTCGCACTTTCCGAGCGTGAGCGGCAACATCTTCAGCGGGCTGAGCCCGCCCTCAGGCCGGGTATTCAGACACTCCTGTGGACTCGGAAAGAGGCAGTCCTCAAGGCGTTGGGGAGGGGGCTGGCCGTCATCGATCCCAGTCTCGTGGACGTTGCCGGTCCGCTCCCTCTTCTGCCGGGCTTTTTGGAGCCACCTGCCGTCCGGGTGGCCCCTCCGGATGGACTGTCGCCGGTCCGGCCTTCGAAGACGGGCGTGCCTGTGGTGGGGGGCCAGTCAGGCAGCGGCCACCATTGGTTGGTCGACTCCGTGAATCCAGATTTGCTAGGTTTGCCGGATTACTTCACCGGGGCAGTAGCGGTTCTCCTGAAGCGTTATTCGTAG
- a CDS encoding GNAT family N-acetyltransferase → MSVIRPATPADVPVILQLIHELAVYEKEPDAVRNTPEMLTEVLFGSNPRVYANMAENEDGEVRGFALWFLNYSTWEGVHGIYLEDLYVTPEARGEGHGKALLQHLAATAVERGYARVEWSVLDWNEPSINFYRKLGAFPMEEWSTFRLTGTALAEFGSRSEVGVHG, encoded by the coding sequence ATGAGTGTAATCCGCCCCGCAACACCCGCCGACGTTCCCGTCATCCTGCAGCTGATCCACGAACTGGCTGTCTACGAAAAGGAGCCGGACGCCGTCCGCAACACCCCTGAGATGCTCACCGAGGTGCTCTTCGGCAGCAACCCCCGCGTGTACGCCAACATGGCCGAGAACGAGGACGGCGAGGTGCGTGGCTTTGCACTCTGGTTCCTGAACTACTCCACGTGGGAGGGCGTGCACGGGATCTACCTGGAGGACCTCTACGTCACCCCGGAGGCACGCGGCGAGGGCCACGGAAAGGCGCTGTTGCAGCATCTGGCAGCGACCGCCGTCGAACGCGGATACGCACGCGTCGAATGGAGCGTCCTGGACTGGAACGAACCGTCCATCAACTTCTACCGGAAGCTCGGCGCGTTCCCGATGGAGGAATGGTCCACGTTCCGGCTGACCGGAACGGCGCTGGCCGAATTCGGCAGCCGCAGCGAGGTTGGTGTCCATGGCTGA
- a CDS encoding alpha/beta fold hydrolase gives MAEATLDTTARKDPVHTVRARHKFRGMRTAEHYFTVPLDHFAGADGEDADETITVFAREYVSTDHSEAEAAGLPWLLYLQGGPGGRGNRFASLGGWSKAAAKDFRILMLDQRGTGLSSPIDRNTLPLRGDTAAQAKYLEHFRADSIVADAELIRQALGSGPWTVYGQSYGGFCALTYLSFAPTGLREVLITGGLAPLTGPPDRVYRETFQRVAARNAEYFGWYPEDRDAVNRIARHLRSIPEHLADGSQLTVERFQMVGSFLGGNTRVDNLHNLLEDAFVETPGGPRLSDPFLEQVRSLVSRAANPLYALMHESIYGQGAATAWAAWRVLDEFPEFSPDAAEILLTGEMVYPWYFEQDPALSPLKDVAELLAAKADWKPLYDAHQLAANTVPAAAAVYRDDIYVDHGLSLETAAAVRKLKTWETGEFHHDGIADDGEAIFGRLLGMVRSAR, from the coding sequence ATGGCTGAGGCAACGCTGGACACCACTGCAAGGAAGGACCCTGTCCATACAGTACGCGCCCGGCACAAGTTCCGCGGCATGCGGACGGCAGAACACTACTTCACGGTGCCGCTGGACCATTTTGCCGGGGCTGACGGCGAGGACGCGGACGAGACCATCACGGTCTTCGCCCGGGAATACGTGTCCACCGACCACAGCGAGGCCGAGGCGGCCGGACTGCCGTGGCTGCTGTACCTGCAGGGCGGCCCCGGCGGGCGCGGCAACCGCTTCGCGTCGCTGGGCGGCTGGAGCAAGGCGGCCGCCAAGGACTTCCGCATCCTGATGCTGGACCAGCGGGGCACCGGCCTCTCCTCCCCCATTGACCGCAACACGCTGCCGCTGCGCGGTGACACCGCGGCGCAGGCGAAATACCTTGAGCACTTCCGGGCCGACTCGATCGTTGCCGATGCCGAGCTGATCCGTCAGGCGCTCGGTTCCGGGCCATGGACGGTCTACGGGCAGAGCTACGGCGGCTTCTGTGCGCTGACGTACCTGTCGTTCGCGCCCACCGGCCTGCGCGAAGTGCTGATCACCGGCGGGCTCGCCCCGCTGACCGGTCCCCCCGACCGGGTCTACCGCGAGACGTTCCAGCGGGTGGCGGCCCGCAACGCCGAGTACTTCGGCTGGTACCCGGAGGACCGGGACGCCGTCAACCGGATTGCCCGTCACCTCCGCAGCATCCCGGAACACCTCGCCGACGGCTCCCAGCTCACGGTGGAGCGGTTCCAGATGGTGGGATCCTTCCTCGGCGGGAACACCCGGGTGGACAACCTGCACAACCTGCTGGAGGACGCCTTCGTGGAGACGCCTGGCGGTCCCCGGCTCTCCGACCCGTTCCTGGAGCAGGTCCGCAGCCTGGTCTCGCGCGCTGCCAATCCCCTGTACGCGCTCATGCACGAATCCATCTACGGCCAGGGCGCGGCCACGGCATGGGCGGCCTGGCGGGTGCTCGACGAGTTCCCCGAGTTCAGCCCGGACGCTGCCGAGATCCTTCTCACCGGCGAGATGGTCTACCCGTGGTACTTCGAGCAGGATCCCGCACTCAGTCCGTTGAAGGACGTGGCGGAACTGCTGGCAGCCAAGGCCGACTGGAAGCCGCTGTACGACGCGCACCAGCTGGCAGCCAACACCGTTCCGGCCGCCGCTGCCGTCTACCGCGACGACATCTATGTGGACCACGGGCTCTCGCTGGAGACCGCTGCCGCCGTCCGCAAGCTGAAGACCTGGGAGACCGGGGAGTTCCACCACGACGGCATTGCCGACGACGGCGAAGCCATCTTCGGGCGGCTGCTGGGCATGGTCCGCTCCGCCCGCTGA
- a CDS encoding TerC family protein, translating to MELPVWFEVGSFVVLGIILLMDLLLVVRRPHEPSMKEAGLWVAFYVALALVFAGAMFLFTGPEYGSQFVAGWVTEYSLSIDNLFVFIIIMARFSVPRKYQQEVLMVGIIIALILRGIFIMLGAIVIEQFSWVFYIFGAFLLWTAWKQAQDEGEDEEDKENALIGKLRKVIPMSEKFDGGKLRTTVDGRKVFTPMVIVFITIGMTDLLFAVDSIPAIFGLTQSAFIVFTANIFALMGLRQLYFLLGGLMNRLIYLKHALSIILAFIGVKLVLHAMHVNELPFINGGHHIEWAPEIPTYVSLAVIIGTIIIAVIASLVSSGAQKAKLDARLEEDARKSLSDVD from the coding sequence GTGGAACTTCCCGTCTGGTTCGAGGTCGGCTCGTTCGTCGTCCTCGGCATCATCCTCCTTATGGACCTGCTTCTGGTCGTGCGCCGTCCGCACGAACCCTCCATGAAGGAAGCCGGCCTCTGGGTGGCCTTCTATGTGGCACTGGCCCTCGTGTTCGCCGGTGCCATGTTCTTGTTCACGGGACCCGAGTACGGCAGCCAGTTCGTGGCCGGTTGGGTGACTGAGTACAGCCTCAGCATCGACAACCTGTTCGTCTTCATCATCATCATGGCCCGGTTCTCGGTGCCCCGTAAGTACCAGCAGGAAGTGCTGATGGTGGGCATCATCATCGCGCTGATCCTGCGCGGCATTTTCATCATGCTCGGCGCGATCGTGATCGAGCAGTTCAGCTGGGTCTTCTACATCTTCGGCGCCTTCCTTCTCTGGACCGCCTGGAAGCAGGCGCAGGACGAGGGCGAGGACGAAGAGGACAAGGAAAACGCCCTCATCGGCAAGCTCCGCAAGGTGATCCCGATGTCCGAGAAGTTCGACGGCGGCAAGCTGCGCACCACCGTGGACGGCCGGAAGGTGTTCACGCCAATGGTGATCGTCTTCATCACCATCGGCATGACGGACCTGCTGTTCGCCGTCGATTCCATCCCCGCAATCTTCGGCCTCACGCAGAGCGCCTTCATCGTCTTCACCGCGAACATCTTCGCCCTGATGGGCCTGCGGCAGCTGTACTTCCTGCTCGGCGGCCTGATGAACCGCCTCATCTACCTGAAGCACGCGCTGTCCATCATTCTGGCCTTCATCGGCGTGAAGCTGGTCCTGCACGCCATGCACGTCAATGAACTGCCGTTCATCAACGGCGGCCACCACATCGAGTGGGCTCCCGAAATCCCGACGTACGTCTCGCTGGCTGTCATCATCGGCACGATCATCATCGCCGTCATCGCCAGCCTCGTCAGCTCCGGAGCGCAGAAGGCCAAGCTGGACGCCCGCCTTGAAGAGGACGCCCGGAAGAGCCTGAGCGACGTCGACTAG
- the uvrB gene encoding excinuclease ABC subunit UvrB — translation MSLAQEINRVVAPFEVISEFKPAGDQPAAIAELTERIKNGEKDVVLLGATGTGKSATTAWLVEQIQRPTLVMVQNKTLAAQLANEFRELLPNNAVEYFVSYYDYYQPEAYVAQTDTFIEKDSSINEEVERLRHSATNALLTRRDVIVVATVSCIYGLGTPEEYIAGMVTLRKGDEMNRDDLLRKFVSMQYVRNDMDFHRGTFRVRGDTVEIIPMYEELAIRIEFFGDEIENIHTLHPLTGEVIRDEEEMYVFPASHYVAGPERMARAIKRIEDELADRLQVLESQNKLVEAQRLRMRTTYDLEMMQQMGFCNGIENYSVHIDGRAPGTAPHCLLDYFPDDFLLVIDESHVTVPQIGAMYEGDMSRKRNLVDFGFRLPSAMDNRPLKWDEFLQRVGQTVYLSATPGKYELGKADGFVQQIIRPTGLIDPEVVVKPTKGQIDDLLGEIKTRTEKNERVLVTTLTKRMAEDLTDYLLGHGVKVEYLHSDVDTLRRVELLRELRMGTFDVLVGINLLREGLDLPEVSLVSILDADKEGFLRSSTSLIQTIGRAARNVSGQVHMYADRITDSMAHAIEETNRRRAIQVAYNTERGIDPQPLRKKIADITDQLAKEDADTHALLGSFDYGKGKRGITSAAKPGAKDGKGAKKGAAIVRADGLAAAPAEDLVGLIEQLTEQMHGAAAELQFEVAARIRDEVAELKKELRQMQSAGHA, via the coding sequence ATGAGTCTTGCGCAGGAGATCAACCGCGTCGTTGCGCCCTTCGAGGTCATCAGCGAATTCAAGCCGGCAGGTGACCAGCCGGCGGCCATCGCCGAACTCACCGAACGCATCAAGAACGGTGAAAAGGACGTGGTCCTGCTCGGCGCCACGGGTACAGGTAAGAGCGCCACCACGGCGTGGCTGGTGGAGCAGATTCAGCGGCCCACACTGGTGATGGTCCAGAACAAGACCCTCGCCGCGCAGCTGGCCAACGAGTTCCGCGAACTGCTGCCCAACAACGCGGTGGAGTACTTCGTCTCGTACTACGACTACTACCAGCCTGAAGCCTACGTGGCGCAGACGGACACCTTCATCGAGAAGGACTCCTCCATCAATGAGGAAGTGGAACGGCTTCGCCACTCAGCCACCAACGCCCTGCTGACCCGCCGCGATGTGATCGTGGTGGCCACGGTGTCCTGCATCTATGGCCTCGGCACACCCGAAGAGTACATCGCCGGCATGGTCACTCTCCGCAAGGGTGATGAGATGAACCGCGATGACCTCCTGCGGAAATTCGTGTCCATGCAATACGTGCGCAATGACATGGACTTCCACCGCGGTACCTTCCGGGTTCGCGGCGACACCGTGGAGATTATCCCGATGTACGAGGAACTGGCCATCCGGATCGAGTTTTTCGGCGATGAGATTGAGAACATCCACACGCTGCATCCGCTGACCGGTGAAGTGATCCGGGACGAGGAGGAAATGTATGTCTTCCCGGCCTCGCACTACGTCGCCGGACCCGAGCGCATGGCCAGGGCCATCAAGCGGATCGAAGACGAACTTGCCGACCGGCTGCAGGTCCTGGAAAGCCAGAACAAACTCGTGGAAGCCCAGCGGCTGCGGATGCGCACCACGTACGACCTCGAGATGATGCAGCAGATGGGCTTCTGCAACGGTATCGAGAACTACTCCGTACACATTGATGGCCGTGCCCCCGGTACGGCTCCGCACTGCCTCCTTGACTATTTCCCCGACGACTTCCTGCTGGTGATCGATGAATCCCACGTCACCGTCCCGCAGATCGGCGCCATGTACGAGGGCGACATGTCCCGCAAGCGGAACCTGGTGGACTTTGGGTTCCGCCTGCCCTCCGCCATGGACAACCGTCCGCTTAAATGGGATGAATTCCTCCAACGCGTAGGCCAGACCGTCTACTTGTCCGCCACCCCCGGCAAGTATGAACTCGGCAAGGCCGACGGCTTTGTCCAGCAGATCATCCGCCCCACCGGTCTGATCGACCCCGAAGTGGTGGTCAAGCCCACCAAGGGTCAGATCGATGACCTGCTCGGTGAAATCAAGACCCGGACGGAAAAGAATGAACGTGTCCTTGTCACGACGCTCACCAAGCGGATGGCGGAGGACCTCACAGACTACCTCCTCGGCCACGGAGTGAAGGTGGAATACCTGCACTCCGACGTGGACACGCTGCGGCGCGTGGAGCTGCTCCGCGAACTCCGGATGGGCACTTTCGACGTCCTGGTCGGCATCAATCTGCTCCGGGAAGGCCTGGACCTGCCCGAGGTCTCGCTGGTGAGCATTCTGGACGCGGACAAGGAAGGCTTCCTGCGGTCCTCCACGTCGCTGATCCAGACCATCGGCCGTGCCGCACGTAACGTCTCCGGACAGGTGCACATGTACGCCGACCGCATCACGGACTCCATGGCCCACGCCATCGAGGAGACCAACCGGCGCCGCGCCATCCAGGTGGCGTACAACACGGAAAGAGGCATCGATCCGCAGCCGCTGCGGAAGAAGATCGCCGACATCACGGACCAACTGGCCAAGGAAGACGCCGACACCCATGCGCTGTTGGGAAGCTTCGACTACGGCAAGGGCAAGCGCGGTATTACCTCGGCGGCCAAGCCCGGTGCCAAGGATGGCAAGGGGGCCAAGAAGGGCGCTGCTATCGTCCGGGCAGACGGGCTGGCGGCCGCGCCTGCCGAGGACCTGGTAGGCCTTATCGAGCAGCTGACCGAACAGATGCACGGAGCGGCCGCCGAGCTGCAGTTCGAAGTCGCGGCCAGGATCCGCGACGAGGTCGCCGAGCTCAAGAAGGAACTGCGCCAGATGCAGTCGGCGGGACACGCGTAG
- the coaE gene encoding dephospho-CoA kinase has product MLKIGLTGGIASGKSLVATRLAELGAVLVDADAIAREVVEPGTPGLAAVVDAFGPEILDGGGRLDRPRLGAIVFQHPERRAELNGIIHPLVRERAAAVIATASAEAVVVQDIPLLVETGQQTNFHLVLVVDAPEDVRLQRMTEHRGMTEADARSRMAAQASRQDRLAAADVVLINTGTREELLAAVDRLWNERLVPFARNISQAAVAARSGAPVLVAADSDWPRQAAGLAERLKAAAPEDVLAVDHIGSTAVPGLEAKDVIDLQLAVADLATADRIAPLLGAAGFPLWPGILMDSPHGRPGPAAWSKRLHGNADPARPVNLHVRVAGSPGWRFALCFRDWLRADPAARSEYAAEKRRVVALHAADDSTAGYAQGKEAWFSEVAVPRMERWAESSGWQPPSYVSTSADAGQP; this is encoded by the coding sequence GTGCTGAAGATTGGGTTGACGGGCGGCATCGCCTCGGGGAAGTCGCTGGTGGCAACACGCCTGGCGGAGCTGGGGGCGGTGCTCGTCGACGCCGACGCGATCGCCCGGGAAGTGGTGGAACCGGGCACTCCGGGCCTGGCCGCCGTCGTGGACGCTTTCGGCCCGGAGATCCTCGACGGCGGGGGGCGGCTCGACCGGCCACGGCTCGGGGCCATAGTGTTCCAGCATCCTGAACGGCGGGCGGAGCTCAATGGCATCATCCATCCGCTGGTCCGCGAACGCGCCGCGGCGGTAATCGCGACCGCATCGGCGGAGGCCGTGGTGGTGCAGGACATCCCGCTCCTTGTGGAAACCGGACAGCAGACGAACTTCCACCTCGTGCTGGTGGTGGATGCGCCCGAGGATGTCCGGCTGCAGCGCATGACCGAGCACCGTGGCATGACGGAAGCGGACGCCCGCTCACGGATGGCCGCGCAGGCGTCCCGGCAGGACAGGCTCGCCGCAGCGGACGTGGTCCTCATCAACACCGGGACGCGCGAAGAGCTGCTGGCCGCGGTGGACCGGCTGTGGAACGAACGGCTCGTACCCTTCGCGCGGAACATCAGCCAGGCCGCGGTGGCTGCCCGCAGCGGCGCGCCAGTCCTCGTCGCCGCGGACTCCGACTGGCCGCGCCAGGCTGCCGGCCTGGCCGAACGGCTGAAGGCCGCCGCTCCGGAGGATGTGCTGGCGGTGGACCACATTGGGTCGACGGCGGTTCCCGGCCTCGAGGCGAAGGACGTCATCGACCTGCAGCTCGCGGTTGCTGACCTGGCCACGGCTGACCGGATTGCGCCCCTGCTGGGTGCCGCGGGGTTCCCGCTCTGGCCGGGGATCCTGATGGACAGCCCGCATGGGCGTCCCGGCCCTGCTGCCTGGTCCAAGCGCCTGCACGGCAACGCCGATCCCGCACGTCCGGTGAATCTCCATGTCCGGGTGGCCGGCTCGCCGGGCTGGCGCTTTGCCCTCTGCTTCCGCGACTGGCTGCGCGCCGATCCGGCCGCCCGGTCGGAGTACGCCGCCGAAAAGCGGCGCGTGGTTGCCCTGCATGCCGCCGACGACTCCACCGCAGGCTACGCCCAGGGCAAGGAAGCCTGGTTCAGCGAGGTGGCGGTGCCGCGCATGGAACGGTGGGCCGAAAGCAGCGGCTGGCAGCCGCCGTCGTACGTTTCCACCTCCGCCGACGCCGGCCAACCGTGA
- a CDS encoding YigZ family protein — MQEQESRTSSFTTLAAGDGFRHEIEIKRSRFITVLRRAATEEQARTLVSELRREFHDARHHCSAFVLGPDRDIKRSSDDGEPSGTAGIPMLEALLRRETAPGVTDLSDVSAVVVRYFGGILLGAGGLVRAYSESVSTALELAPMVQRRRLRICAVRVPHAAAGRLENDLRSAGYAMAETGYEARSTVLRLALPDTADDLAAAADRLAAMTAGSAVLQPEGTEWIDVPP, encoded by the coding sequence GTGCAAGAGCAAGAGAGCAGGACGTCGTCCTTCACAACGCTGGCTGCCGGGGACGGATTCCGCCACGAGATCGAGATCAAGCGCTCCCGGTTCATCACCGTGCTGCGCCGCGCGGCCACCGAGGAGCAGGCCCGCACCCTGGTGTCCGAACTGCGCCGCGAGTTCCATGACGCCCGGCACCACTGCTCCGCCTTTGTGCTGGGGCCGGACCGGGACATCAAGCGTTCCAGCGACGACGGCGAACCCTCCGGCACCGCCGGGATCCCCATGCTGGAAGCCCTTCTCCGGCGGGAAACCGCGCCCGGGGTGACGGACCTCAGTGACGTGAGTGCCGTCGTCGTGCGTTACTTCGGCGGGATTCTGCTGGGAGCCGGCGGACTGGTGCGCGCCTACTCCGAGTCGGTCTCGACGGCGCTGGAGCTCGCTCCGATGGTGCAGCGGCGCCGTCTTCGCATCTGTGCCGTGCGGGTACCGCACGCCGCCGCTGGGCGCCTGGAGAACGACCTTCGGAGCGCGGGCTATGCGATGGCGGAGACCGGCTACGAGGCCCGTTCCACGGTGCTGCGCCTGGCCCTGCCGGATACGGCCGATGACCTGGCGGCGGCTGCGGACCGGCTGGCTGCCATGACTGCCGGGAGTGCGGTCCTCCAGCCCGAGGGCACGGAGTGGATTGACGTCCCGCCCTGA
- a CDS encoding type 1 glutamine amidotransferase domain-containing protein, with protein MSEHDITGKRVAFLLTDGVEQVELTSPWDAVKNAGGEPVLVAPKSGKLQGFQGVEKGDTFDVDLALKDANASDFHALVLPGGVVNADHLRVDKDAQAFARSFFEQHKPVAAICHGPWLLIDAGVVRGRNLTSYHTLATDLRNAGANWSDQEVVVDQGFVTSRKPDDLPAFNDKVLEEIAEGEHAGQTA; from the coding sequence ATGTCAGAGCACGACATCACCGGCAAGAGGGTGGCCTTCCTGCTGACGGACGGCGTGGAGCAGGTTGAACTGACCAGCCCGTGGGACGCGGTCAAGAACGCCGGCGGCGAGCCAGTCCTGGTGGCTCCAAAGAGTGGAAAGCTGCAGGGTTTCCAAGGCGTGGAGAAGGGCGACACCTTCGACGTCGACCTGGCCCTGAAGGACGCCAACGCCTCGGACTTCCACGCCCTGGTGCTTCCGGGCGGCGTGGTGAACGCCGACCACCTGAGGGTGGACAAGGACGCGCAGGCATTTGCCCGCAGCTTCTTTGAACAGCACAAACCGGTCGCGGCCATCTGCCACGGACCGTGGCTGCTCATCGATGCGGGCGTCGTCAGGGGCCGGAACCTCACCAGTTACCACACGTTGGCCACTGACCTTCGGAATGCCGGCGCCAACTGGAGCGACCAGGAAGTCGTGGTGGACCAGGGGTTTGTGACCAGCAGGAAGCCGGACGACCTCCCCGCGTTCAACGACAAAGTGCTGGAGGAGATTGCCGAGGGCGAGCATGCCGGGCAGACCGCCTGA